In Carya illinoinensis cultivar Pawnee chromosome 9, C.illinoinensisPawnee_v1, whole genome shotgun sequence, the following are encoded in one genomic region:
- the LOC122276405 gene encoding ATP synthase gamma chain, chloroplastic-like isoform X2, protein MILSSLLPSKDAPEVPSNNFASCSASRSVTPIRCGLRELRGHTDSVKSTQKITKAMKLVAAAKVRRAQEAVVNGRPFSETLVEVLYNINEQLQTEDIDAPLTNVRPVKKVALVVVTGDRGLCGSFNSSIIKKAEARIAELKDLGLDYTVISVGKKGNTYFLRRPYIPVDKFIEGNTLPTAKEAQAIADDVFSLFVSEEVDKVELLYTKFVSLVKSDPIIHTLLPLSPKGEICDVNGNCVDAAEDEFFRLTTKEGKLTVEGDAVRMQTPEFSPILQFEQDPVQILDALLPLYLNSQSLTSLQESLASDLAARMSAMSSATDNAVELKKNLSILYNKERQAKTMGEILEIVAGANALT, encoded by the exons ATGATTCTATCATCTCTCCTTCCTAGTAAAGACGCTCCAGAG GTTCCTTCCAATAATTTTGCCTCTTGCAGCGCCTCTCGATCAGTGACCCCAATCCGCTGTGGTCTTCGTGAGCTCCGAGGCCATACTGATTCTGTGAAGAGCACCCAGAAGATCACTAAGGCTATGAAACTTGTTGCTGCTGCTAAAGTCAGAAGAGCACAAGAAGCTGTCGTTAATGGAAGACCCTTTTCAGAAACTCTGGTAGAAGTTCTTTACAACATCAATGAGCAGCTACAAACTGAAGACATAGATGCCCCTCTTACTAATGTTAGGCCTGTCAAGAAGGTTGCCTTGGTTGTTGTCACTGGTGATAGGGGTCTTTGTGGCAGTTTCAACAGTTCAATTATTAAGAAAGCTGAAGCCAGGATTGCTGAACTGAAGGATCTTGGTCTTGATTATACTGTTATTAGTGTTGGTAAAAAGGGAAACACTTACTTCCTTCGGAGGCCTTATATTCCGGTTGATAAGTTTATTGAGGGTAATACACTCCCTACCGCCAAAGAAGCTCAGGCCATTGCTGATGACGTTTTCTCACTCTTTGTTAGTGAAGAGGTGGATAAGGTAGAGCTTTTGTACACCAAATTCGTGTCCTTGGTGAAGTCCGATCCTATTATTCATACCTTGCTACCTCTCTCACCAAAGGGAGAAATTTGTGATGTGAATGGAAACTGTGTGGATGCTGCTGAGGACGAGTTCTTCAGACTTACAACCAAGGAAGGAAAACTGACGGTGGAGGGAGATGCTGTAAGGATGCAGACCCCTGAATTCTCACCCATTTTGCAGTTTGAGCAGGATCCAGTTCAGATTCTTGATGCTTTGCTGCCTCTCTATTTGAACAGCCAGAGTTTGACGTCATTGCAGGAATCACTAGCCAGTGATCTTGCTGCTAGGATGAGTGCCATGAGCAGTGCTACTGATAATGCAgtggagttgaagaagaacctgtCTATTCTCTACAATAAGGAGCGCCAGGCGAAAACCATGGGTGAGATATTGGAGATTGTTGCTGGTGCCAATGCTTTAACCTAG
- the LOC122276405 gene encoding pentatricopeptide repeat-containing protein At1g11710, mitochondrial-like isoform X1, whose protein sequence is MFLSFCLTKGSTFIRRGFHVGKQFSNPSTEDIVFSAICVNLKHRRWRILEQMWRSLDNSLVCRVIHEFQNSPQLALEFYNWVGEKKKFSHSLESSCTVIHLLVNSRRFDDALALLGNLMCIAGVPPLKALEGLANSYKGFYSSPAVFDALIRACTQIGDTDGAYEVIKKLRTESYLVTIHAWNNFLGHLLKLNEIHRFWVVYREMISYGYSENVNTSNLVVYALCKECRLPEAVSIFYRMLKNGIWPNVVTFNMIIDGACKMGDLALSLKLLRKMDVMSGGFVQPNSVTYNCVINGLCKIGSVGSAKEVHNEMTKVGIESNERTYATLIDGYARGGRLDEAFKLCNEMVERGLIPNAVVYNTVIHWLYKERDIDGASLLLSDMIDKHICPDQFTYSILIKGLCINGYMTEALKLNNQIMERNLTTDAFPHNILIDYMCRNKNLAGAKQLLGSMFVHGLIPDLITYGSLIDVFCKEGNVEHAVQVYDKMIKVEESPNLVIYNILLNGLCREATMDVAKLLVDVLSRKGLLDAITYNTLINGYFLSGKADEAFAMVSEMRKVGILENRVTYNILINFFCKFGCFREAKDLLKMMVLRGIVPDFITYTTLVTHFSKNCSPEEVIELHDEMVLKGVIPDRQTYKTIVSPLLHEDNAKTAV, encoded by the coding sequence ATGTTTTTGAGCTTCTGTTTAACCAAAGGAAGTACTTTCATACGCCGAGGCTTCCACGTAGGTAAGCAGTTCTCAAATCCAAGTACCGAGGATATTGTCTTTAGCGCAATTTGCGTTAATTTGAAGCATAGGAGATGGAGAATCTTGGAGCAAATGTGGCGGAGTCTCGACAATTCTTTAGTGTGTCGTGTCATTCACGAGTTTCAGAACTCGCCGCAGCTAGCTTTAGAGTTTTACAATTGGGttggagagaagaagaaattttCACACTCATTGGAATCTTCTTGTACTGTAATTCATTTGTTGGTCAACTCAAGGAGATTCGATGATGCCTTGGCTCTTTTGGGGAACTTGATGTGTATAGCTGGCGTGCCTCCCCTGAAGGCTTTGGAAGGGTTGGCTAATAGTTATAAAGGATTTTATTCAAGTCCAGCAGTGTTTGATGCATTGATCAGGGCTTGTACTCAGATTGGAGACACTGATGGTGCTTATGAAGTGATCAAGAAGTTGAGGACCGAGAGTTATTTAGTTACGATTCATGCTTGGAATAACTTTTTGGGTCACCTATTAAAGTTGAATGAGATCCATAGGTTTTGGGTGGTGTACAGGGAAATGATTTCGTATGGGTATAGTGAAAATGTGAATACTTCCAATTTGGTTGTTTATGCTCTTTGTAAGGAATGCAGATTGCCAGAAGCAGTCTCAATATTTTACCGGATGTTGAAGAATGGAATTTGGCCTAATGTTGTTACTTTTAACATGATCATAGATGGAGCTTGCAAGATGGGTGACTTGGCTCTTTCCTTGAAGCTTCTGAGGAAGATGGACGTGATGTCAGGGGGGTTTGTACAACCCAATTCAGTTACTTACAATTGTGTCATTAATGGGTTGTGCAAGATAGGGAGTGTAGGATCTGCAAAGGAAGTGCATAATGAAATGACTAAGGTTGGTATTGAGTCCAATGAAAGGACCTATGCGACTCTGATAGATGGGTATGCAAGAGGAGGGAGGTTGGATGAGGCTTTTAAGTTGTGTAATGAAATGGTGGAAAGGGGCTTAATTCCTAATGCTGTTGTTTACAATACAGTTATCCATTGGCTGTACAAGGAGAGAGATATTGACGGAGCTTCTTTGCTATTGTCTGACATGATTGATAAGCATATATGCCCTGATCAATTCACCTACTCAATCCTCATAAAGGGGCTTTGCATAAATGGATATATGACAGAAGCTCTTAAACTGAATAACCAGATTATGGAAAGGAACCTCACTACAGATGCTTTTCCTCACAATATCCTCATCGATTATATGTGCAGAAACAAAAATTTAGCAGGGGCAAAGCAACTGCTGGGCAGTATGTTTGTTCATGGTTTAATCCCTGACCTCATTACATATGGTAGTTTGATTGATGTGTTCTGCAAGGAAGGAAATGTAGAGCATGCGGTTCAGGTCTATGACAAAATGATAAAGGTGGAAGAAAGTCCCAACTTGGTTATATACAATATTCTTCTAAATGGTTTATGCAGAGAAGCGACAATGGATGTTGCTAAActtttggtagatgttttaAGTAGGAAAGGTTTACTCGATGCAATAACCTATAATACTTTGATAAATGGCTATTTCCTCAGTGGGAAGGCTGATGAGGCATTTGCGATGGTATCGGAAATGAGAAAGGTGGGGATTTTAGAGAACAGAGTCACTTACAACATATTAATCAACTTCTTTTGCAAGTTTGGGTGTTTTCGAGAAGCAAAAGACCTTTTGAAGATGATGGTTCTTCGTGGCATTGTTCCTGATTTCATAACATATACAACTCTTGTTACCCATTTCAGCAAGAATTGCAGTCCAGAGGAAGTGATTGAATTGCATGATGAGATGGTGCTTAAGGGAGTAATCCCTGATAGACAGACATATAAAACGATTGTTAGCCCACTTCTTCACGAAGACAATGCAAAGACTGCAGTTTAG
- the LOC122275394 gene encoding uncharacterized protein LOC122275394, translating to MTDWNGTMGKTIGFGGTTTRDEDFVEEDVWGFIKEREDSGCKMMGKSKDYSSGSSAWRLPSVPRMIPRVNTPTTHEAKVVQQSSAPMDIPDWSKIYGKGAKMGSRDASWGDDGDGTGNGVSNDNVEYHGVGDYEADDNDDGDMVPPHEWIARKLARSQISSFSVCEGVGRTLKGRDLSKVRNAILTKTGFLE from the coding sequence ATGACAGACTGGAATGGTACCATGGGTAAGACCATTGGTTTTGGTGGGACCACAACTAGAGATGAGGATTTTGTAGAAGAAGATGTGTGGGGTTTTATTAAGGAGAGGGAAGATTCTGGTTGCAAGATGATGGGGAAATCCAAAGACTACTCCTCCGGTTCTTCTGCATGGCGCCTCCCTTCTGTCCCAAGGATGATCCCAAGGGTTAACACTCCAACAACCCATGAAGCCAAAGTGGTTCAACAATCTTCTGCTCCCATGGACATTCCAGATTGGTCCAAGATTTATGGGAAAGGTGCTAAAATGGGTTCTAGGGATGCTTCATGGGGGGATGATGGGGATGGTACTGGCAATGGTGTATCTAATGATAATGTTGAGTATCATGGTGTTGGTGATTATGAGGctgatgataatgatgatggTGATATGGTCCCTCCACATGAATGGATTGCTAGGAAGCTTGCAAGGAGCCAGATTTCATCCTTCTCTGTGTGTGAAGGTGTTGGAAGGACACTCAAAGGAAGAGATCTTAGCAAAGTGAGGAATGCCATCTTGACAAAAACGGGTTTCCTGGAGTAG